The stretch of DNA CAGCCTGATAGGCAATGTTATGCTCGTTGTCCGGAATAGTGCCGCTACCTTCTCCCTTTACTTCAATATAAACACCTGGCTGTTCGGTTAACGTTAACTCTAGATAATTGTAAATTGTGCCCGCCATCCCCACCGCGTCAAAACCTGGGCCGCAATTGGCAATAGTCCCGGGTACGCGAACTTTAACTGATTGTGCCATACTTCTTCTCTCCGATTCTTCTAATATCTTTCTGTTACTCTCTTTACTCGATTTCGCCAGTTTCTACCCGAATAACGTTTTGTACTTTGCCAACTATAGACATTCCCTCGATAGTGTTGATAGCCAGCCGCAGACTGGCGTGTGATACCCGGTAGGTGATAAGTACTACTTCGGCCCAATTATCCACTTTGCGTTTTTGGATGACTGAATGCAAGCTAACCTGCTGGGCCCCGAACGCACCGGCAATCGCAGCGAGCACACCTGGTTTATCTTCAACTAACATACGGATGTAATAGGGAGACGCTGTCTGCTCAATGGGGCACAAAGGTTTTTGCTCATAGCAGGTGCAAAGAATGCGGCTGCTGACATGATGACGGATGTCGCGCGCCACATCAATTATGTCCGCCACTACCGCACTGGCTGTAGGCATCTGTCCGGCACCACGTCCGTAGAACATCGTTTCGCCAACCGCATCGCCACGCACATAAATAGCATTAAAGACGTCCTGTACCGCCGCAAGCGGGTGATGATGGGGAATAAAAGCAGGATGAACACGAACGTCAATACCTTTGTCGGTTTCTTTCGCAACAGCAAGAAGTTTGAGAACATAACCCAATTCGCGCGCGTACTCAATATCTTCAGCGCCGATGGTAGTAATCCCTTCTACATAGACATCATCAACCGTGACACGAGTCCCAAAAGCGATGGAAGCCAAAATCGCTATTTTACGAGCTGCATCCCAACCACCCACGTCAGCGGTAGGGTCTGCTTCGGCATAACCTGCGGCCTGGGCTTGGCGTAACGCCGTAGCAAAGTCCAGGCGGTGCTGAGTCATCTGGGTTAACATATAATTCGTCGTACCGTTGACAATCCCCATGACCTCGCTGATTTTATTGGCCGCCAAGCATTGTTTGAGCGGCCTGATAATAGGAATACCACCGCCGACGCTGGCCTCAAACAAGAAGTCCACATGGTTTGCTTCCGCCGCCGCGAACAATTCCCGGCCATACTTTGCAACAACATCTTTATTGGCCGTCACGACATGTTTTCCGCGGTTAAGGGCCTGTAAAATATAATCCTTCGCTGGTTGTTCGCCGCCCATTACTTCTACTATAATATCTATGTCGGCGTCATCAATTACTGCCGCAGCGTCAAAGACGAGCTGGTCGGGCAATAGACCCGGCCTTGGTTTTTCGGGATCACGGACTAGTACTTTTTTTATTCTCACCGGCGCCCCTACTTTGCGGGCAATATCCTGCGCATTGGCCGCCAAGAGTTTTACTACACCGGAGCCGACCGTTCCCATACCCAGTAACCCAACTTGAATAACCTTCTCTCCCATCTTGTTTCCCCCTTATGCCTGACCAAGAAGTTCCAGCCGCTTTACGCCCTCAACCATGCGCAGCTTGTCCAGCAAAGCTTCCAAATCGACAGCAAGGTCAGCCGTTTCAATTGAGATAGTGGCGTTAGCTACACCTTGAAGAGGAATACCTTGGTTAATAGTAAGAACACTGCCTCGATCGCCAGCAATCGTATTAAGGACTCTTGACAACACGCCCGGCTTATGCTCCAGCAGTAAGGCGATAGTCACGATTTTCTCCTTGCTGGCCTCATAGAAAGGAAAAACAAAGTCTTTATATTTATAATAGGCGCTGCGGCTAAGCCCCATCTTTTCAACAGCTTCATTGATGGTTTTTGCTTCACCGCGCTTTAATAACTCCTTCACTTTAATTGTCTTTTTGATTGCTTCGGGCAAAATTTCCTCCCGGACAAGATAGAACGCCGACTTTTGCATTGTCACCATATTCTTGCACTCCTCCCGTATTGCGTACACGGATAATTATCCTCTTATAGTAGACATTATAACGCAGGGCTTATACAAATGACAAGATGGATGAAAAATAAAAAGTCAGTCTAGATAGACTGACTGCTTTATTTTTCATCCACCTGACTTTTAAAAAATAATGCAAATTAAACCGCCACTACCCTCATTGACAACTTTTTGCAAAGTTTCACGCAATTTGTTCTGTGCATTTTCCGGCATACTGGTAAGTTTGTTTTGGATGCTCTCGCGCACCAAGGCATTAATTGATTTACCAAACAGGTTGGTCCGCCAGATTTTTTCAGGCTCACCTTCAAATTCGCGCATAAGGTATTGGATAAGCTCTTCACTTTGTTTTTCCGTTCCAATGATAGGCGATATTTCGGTCTGCACATCAGTCTTAATGATATGCAGCGAAGGCGCGCTTGCCCGCAATTTTACGCCGAAACGATTCCCGGTACGGATGATTTCTGGCTCTTCGAGCACCATTTCTTCAAGTTGCGGCGGTACAATACCGTAACCCGTTTGCCTTACTTGCTCAAGGGCAGTTGCCAATTTATCATATTCACGCTTAGCTACGGCTAGATCTTGCATAAGGCGTAGCAAATGATGCTCGCCGCCGATGGTAAAGCCGGTAAGCTCCTCCAGTACTTGGTAGAAAAGATCATTACGAGTAGTCATCTCAATCACGGCGACGCCGCTGCCAAGATCCATATCATGCAAAATAACATCGGCAACGAAGTCATAGCTGGAAAGATCGTCAATAGCGCGATCAATATCCCGCAGGCGCCGAACATATCCAACTACTTCTTTCACGGCGCCGTCGAACTTCAGGCGTAGCCAATGATCGCCATCCAGCTCTTCCACCCACTTGGGCAGCGTAATGTTTACTTCCCTGACCGGGAATTCGTACAACACTTCCTGGAGAATAGCGTAAATGTCATCATGATTGAGTTGAGCGCAATCAATGGGAATTACGGGTACATCATATTTGTTTTCCAGTTTTGCCACCAATTCACGCGTTTCCTTGGTTGTGGGTTGATTGGTATTGAGAATTACCAAAAACGGCTTCTGCAGTTCTTTTAGTTCGGCAATGACCCGCTCTTCCGCCGGTACATATTTGTCCCGGGCCAGGTCAGTGACAGAGCCGTCAGTGGTCACTACCAGACCAATAGTAGAATGTTCGGCAATTACTTTACGAGTCCCTACTTCCGCCGCTTCCTGAAACGGAATTTCGTGGTCAAACCATGGGGTCAATACCATTCTGGGCCCTTCCTCTTCTTCGTAGCCAAGAGCACCCTCAACAGTATAGCCGACACAGTCAACGATACGTACCCGCACCGTTACATTGTCCTTTACGGTAATTTCGACTGCTTCATTCGGAATGAACTTCGGCTCGGTTGTCATAATAGTTTTACCGGCGCCGCTTTGCGGAAGTTCATCTTTTGCCCGTTCTTTATCATAAGGATCTGCGATGTTCGGCAAGACCATTGTCTCCATAAACCGTTTGATGAAAGTCGATTTGCCGGTGCGTACTGGGCCTACAACGCCGATATAAATATCGCCGCCAGTACGTTCAGCGATGTCTCTGAACAGATCGAATTTTTCCATTGTTTCCCCTCCCCACTCTGTAACTCTCTGATATCTTTGCGTATAATGCCCACTACGACCTTAATCATCCCTCCTTTAGCGGTAATACCGGACGGATGCGGACAATTACCTGCAAAATACAAGAAATGTCAAATAATCATTATAAATATATGACATGCCGCAGAAGATATTACAAATAAAGAAAAGAGTATGGTAACTCCATACTCTTCTTTTCTCTCCTGCAAAAGTATTTACTTTTGCCAAAGTGTCCCGCACGAGACTGCCACTTCTTCGATTTCATGGGTCTTGCCACGCGTCATGAGTTCAAGAACTGCTTCGCGGGGTGGTTTGCCTTCATAGAGGATGCGATAAGTTTGTTCGGTGATTGGCATCACAATTTTGTATCGTTGGGCCAATTTATAGGCTGCCAACGTTGAACGAATCCCTTCCACCACCATGTTAGTTTCCGCCTGAATTTGTTGGACGCTTTTCCCCTGGGCAACCATAATACCGGCACGGCGGTTGCGACTATGACGGCTGGTGCATGTCACCATCAAGTCGCCGACACCTGCTAGGCCAGCGAAAGTTAATGGCTTTGCACCCATAGCCATTCCCAAACGGGCAATTTCGGCAAGCCCACGGGTCATTAGTGCCGCCTTGGCATTATCGCCAAATCCCAACCCCTCGGCAATTCCTGCTCCCAGCGCAATAATGTTCTTTAACGCCCCTCCCAGTTCAACGCCAATTACATCCGGATTAGTATAAACGCGGAAAAAAGGATTCATAAGAAGATCCTGCACTAATTCCGCTACTTCCTGCGAAGTAGCGGCCACTACCGATGCGGTAGGATGACGCCTTCCGACTTCTTCGGCATGATTGGGGCCTGATAGAACAGCAATCGTTTCAGCGTATGCCGGTAGTTCCTCGGCGATAACTTCGGACATTCGTTTAAATGTACCTAATTCCAGTCCTTTAGCCGCCGAAACAATAATCTTTTCGCCAGTCAGCATTTCATTTAGCGCTACCGCCGTTTCCCTTACGGCATGAGAAGGAGTGACCACAAAAATAAAACGAGCGCCGGCAATAGCTTGTTTAAGATCATTAGTAACAATCACGGAAGACGGCAATAATACTCCCGGCAAGTAAGCAGTATTTTCCCGTGTTTGATTTAACTCGTCAGCCAACCGCTTGTTGCGCGCCCACAACACTACCTCATGGCCATTTTCTCCCAGGAGCCCAGCCAATGCGGTACCCCAACTCCCAGCTCCAATAACAGCCACTTTTTTCAATGGTAATTCACTTCTCCTTGTTAATTTTACTACTACCAGCTTTAATTTTTAACTCTTCACCCTTGAGCAGCCGTTCAATATTAGGCTTGTGCCGAACAATAACAAAAAGAACAGCAACAATGCCAAAATACAAAAACTCCTTCTGCACGCCAAAGCCCCACATCAGCAGGGGTACTAAAGCCGCAGCCACAATTGATGCGAGAGATACATAACGGGTAAAATACACGATAAGCGCCCAAACAATAAAGACAATAAGCGTGATTTTAGGCACAATAACAGCAATAACACCTAAGCCGGTAGCAACACCCCGGCCGCCTTTAAATTTTAGAAAAACAGACCAGTTATGTCCGGCAATAGCGGCAATACCCCCGACCAACATGGCCAGCGGCGTTCCTGCAAAATACTGGCCAAGATAGACGCCGGCAACGCCTTTGGCTAAGTCGGTCAATAACACCCAAAACGCGGGCCACGGTCCCAGAACACGGTATACGTTGGTAGCGCCTATATTTTTACTGCCAAATTGCCGAACATCCACGCCGCGCATCAGTTTACCGATAATTAAACCGTTCGGGATTGACCCAATTAAATAGCTAAACACAAAAATCCAAAAATACTGCATTAACTCACTCCTCTTCTTTGCGCCCGCGCACAACCAACCTCAACGGCGTGCCTTCGAAGCCAAATGCTTCCCGCAATTTATTTTCCAAATAACGAAGGTAAGAGAAGTGCATTATTTCCGGTTCATTTACAAAAAAGATAAAAGTAGGTGGTTTTACTTCAGCCTGAGTAGTATAGAAAATTTTCAGGCGCGTACCTCTGCCCGTAGGCGGAGGATTAATGCGGATCGCGTCTTCGATCACCTGATTGAGAACACTTGTCTGTACACGCATAGCATGCTGCTCAGCCACGAATTTTACCAACTCCGAAATCCTCTGTACACGCTGTTTGGTAAGAGCGGAAGTAAACAAAACAGGAGCATACTGTATAAAGGCCATTTCGCTACGGATATTCTCTGTATAACGCAGAGCGGTTTTGCTGTCCTTTTCAATCAGATCCCACTTGTTGACAACAATAATAATGCCCCGTCCCGCTTCATGAGCATATCCGGCAATTTTCTTATCTTGTTCGGTAACGCCATCCACAGCATCAATGACCACAAGGACAACATCAGCTCGTTCCACGGCTCGCAGTGAACGGATAACACTGTACCGTTCCACAGGCTGATTGATGCGGGCTTTGCGCCGCATGCCTGCTGTGTCAATAAGAATGAATTTGGTGCCATCTTTTTCAAAATAAGTATCTATTGCGTCGCGTGTGGTCCCTGGTATATCGCTGACAATTACCCGTTCTTCACCTAGCAGGGCGTTTACTAAAGAAGATTTCCCGACATTAGGCCGCCCAATAAAAGCCACCTTGATAACATCATCGTCTTCCTCTGCATCCTCTGTTTGTGGAAGGAGTTCAATCACCCTATCCAACAAATCGCCAATACTGAGGGCATTAGTGGCCGAAATAGCAATCGGATCACCTAAGCCAAGGTTGTAAAATTCATAAACGGCCGGTTCATCTTTGGGACTGTCAATCTTGTTGACAGCCAATACAACCGGCTTACGGGTAGAACGCAGCATCGCCGCTACTTCTTCATCCGCTGTTGTTATACCTGTTTTGCCATCGACCACAAAGATGATAACATCAGCCTCTTCGATGGCTAATTGGGCTTGATGGCGGGTAGCGGCAAGTATGCGATCAGTAGTCTCGATTTCTATACCGCCGGTATCAATCATAGTAAATTCCCGGCCTAACCACTCGGCATCCATATATATCCGGTCACGAGTAACGCCAGGCAAATCCTCGACAATAGATACCCGTTTTTTGGCAATAAAATTAAACAGAGTGGACTTACCCACATTAGGGCGGCCCACAATCGCGACAATAGGTTTGCTCACTGTCATCACCTTTTTGAAATTTAGTTTCTAATAATCGATTCCTTGCCGGGACTCAAGGCCCTGAGAATAAGGATGGCGCACTTCGCACATCTCCGTTACCAAGTCGGCAATCGCAATAATTTCGGCGGGAGCGTATCTGCCTGTCAGCAGTATTTCCGTCTCACCCCTGATTTCTTGTAAAAAAGAAACAACCTCCCGTGTATCCACTAAGCCGCAGGCCATTGCAACATTGATTTCGTCCAAAATGACAATATTGTATTCCCGGGAGCGAAGTACGACCTTAGCTAATTCCCAGCCGTCACGGGCCAATTGGATATCAATAGACTCCGGATTTTTCAAATTCACAAACTCGTTGCGACCAACAGGAATAATTTTAAATCCTGGCAGCAGATGAGCAGCTTTCATCTCCCCATAATCCGGATTATTCTTCATAAACTGGATCATACATACCTTAAACCCATGACCGCAGGCCCGAAGCGCCAATCCCAGGCTAGCAGTAGTTTTTCCCTTGCCATTACCAGTATATACTTGGATTAAACCGAGCGACGTTTTCATGCTTTTACCTCCAAGCCGTAAGCAAGTGATGCAGGTCTTTCGCAAAATAGGCCGTTCGGACCGCAGTTCCTAGCTCCTGTGCCAACTTATCAGGGGTTAGGTCATCCAAAAAAACAGCTTCACCTTTCCGTAACGCTACTCCGGGAATAATAACACCGGTACGCGGTCCAGGGAGTCTGCGCAAAGCGGTCAAAATGTCCTGCCCGGTCAAAAGACCGGTTACCGTAACGCTTGGCCCAAAAAAAATGTTTTCTACAGCTACGACCCTGGTATACAGGTTAGGAATTTTTAGGTCTGCCAGCAGCGGCTCGATAATTTTGGCGGCTGAAACACCGCATACTACATCAATATAATGTTTTTCGGCATATGCTGCCCCGTCCGTTGTTTGTTTTTCCCATTCGGCTAAAAACGCGCGGACGATCCCGACGCCATTTTCCAGTTGTGGAAAATCGCCATATAAGTCATACTCAGGGATGGGATGGCCGGCAGCAAGATAAAATTCATCTGCCAAATAGACAAATGCCGTTCCCCATTGTTGCTGGAAGCGGCGCTGCCAATGATGCACGGTATTGATAATAGCGGCCGCTTGATCCGCAGTAAAGGATTTTAGGGGATAACAACCTTCGCGAAAGCGGGTCAATCCCACCGGAACTATGGCTAGCGACAGAACATGCGGATATAGTTCGGCTAAATCGGCGATGGTTTTTTCCAGGATAAGCCCGTCATTGATATTAGGGCACAGCACTACCTGGGTATGAAGTTCCACACCCGCGTCAATAAGATCGCGGAGTTGCTGCATGATTTGACCGGCCCGCTTATTGCCCAGCATTTTTTGCCGCACATCTCCATCTGTTGCATGCACAGAAACATAGAGAGGCGACAGATGAAACCGGCGAATACGTTCAAGATCGCGAGGGCCTAAATTAGTCAGGGTAATAAAATTACCATAAAGAAAAGATAGGCGATAATCGTCATCCTTTACATAGAGGCTGCCGCGCATTCCTGGCGGCATTTGATCAACAAAACAAAAAATGCAGCGGTTAGCGCAACGACGCACCTGATCAAAAACAGCGCTTTCAAACTCTATACCAAGATCTTCGTTGTAATCTTTTTCGATTTCAATGAGTTCCTGTTCACCATTTGCCTTTTCCACCAGCAGTTCAACCGTTTCCTCTGCCAGTGCAAAACTTAAGTCAATAATGTCCTGAACCGGTTTTCCGTTTACCGCGAGCAAACGATCGCCGGGCACAAGCTCTAGCTCGCTTGCGATGCTGTTAGGCAGTACCCTGGCAATAATACCCTTAGATGCCAAAATTCTCACCTCTGCTTTTATATTCAGTATGCCTCGGCCATTCTCCTGCAAATAAACAAAAGGAGTGATGAGACTGTTCGCATCACTCCAATCGGCGCTTGACTTTCTCCACCAGTTCTACAAATTGTGGATAACTGCGCTGAATCCCCCATATCGACATAGACCGCCCCAGGTTAGTCAAGCAGTAACGTTTTGACAGCAACCCGCCGAACTTGGTGGAAAAAGCGATAAGCGGAAAAGCGTCCTGTAGAATATATTTACCTTCATGAATGCCTGCTATAGTTAATACCGTGCGAATCATGTTATCGATCTGCTGCCGCTGGTTACACAAGCCCATGAAATATACACTGTTCCCACGCGCATCTTCCCCCATCAGATAAGGCTGACCGATAAGTTCCGGTAAAGTCCTGTCATAATAAGGTAACGCCAGAATCTCCTCATGACTGGGTATCCTATCGGTCGGCAGCAGACCACAATGAATGGCGGACGCCACAACCGAAGCATGGGCGCCAGCAAAACAGTAATAGATGATAATCAGATGGCATCACCCTGTCGTTTGCCAAGATAAGCGCCCCGCAGAACTTCAGACACGGTCTGTAAATATGCTAGCCCAAAAATAGACGGGAACCACTCAGCAAGGTACTTCCTTAACACCGATATCAATCCTTTGCCGGAGCGGCAAGAGCAAAGATGGTCGACATCAATAAGCTCAATGTCGACCGAAAATATCTGCGCAATCCCTTGCAGGGCCCGACAGTAAACTCCGCCATAATGCCCATACGCCAAACAGGAGACAATATTGCCATTACTGTCCGTTCCAATAATGGTAAAGGGCTGATTATTCTGCTGAAGCTTAGCGCGGCGAAAAATAAGCCCAACATCCTGTTCGCGGCCAAGATGCAGATAACATGCCGCTAGCGGCAGCAGTTGTCGTTGTCCATGGTATATGATAATCACTTGGAGTCGCTGTCATCCCTGTCGTTAGGATTATTGCTTCTCTTGCCCTTGAGCCGAGGGCCTAGAAAGTTAGTGAATTCCGAGGAAGTAAACTGCTTAAGCTTGGCGCCTGCTTCTTTTAGACCACCGGTACTTAGAAACAGGAACGCCGCTCCGCCAACTACCAATAATCCCAAAATCCAACCTATTGACTTACTGGCTCCGGACGGTCCCGTGGCAGCAGTTCCTAATCCTGCTGAACCATTAGTAGCTTGCGAACCGGGAGCGGTCTTGCCCAAAACGGTTGGCACGACGTCAGCAAAAAGGGCAATTCCTTTTTCCGCCGAATCGCGGGTATTGGTATGAGCACCGACTTCGAGCAGCATCGACCGCGGATGGAGATCCTGGTTGTAGTCGCCACCCTTAGCAAAGAATATACCTTTAACTAGGCCGGGATGCTGCTTATCAGCCGCTGCTTTAATCTGCAATGCGTAGTCCTCAATCTGTTTGCTCGTAGGTCCGTATTTGCCCACAACTAACTGCACTTTGCTAATATCTTGTCCGGCTACGTTCGCCTTGTAGACCTCTGCAGGAACGGCGTCGCGGTGAATGTCGAAAATAGCGTCCGGCTGTTGCTTCAGGAGATCCAGCACTGTCCGACGGGACCGCTCATATGCCATATCGTCATGCGGGTCATGTTTGGCTTGCGAATGGATAGCGTCAAGCCCCTTGGTTTTTAGCGCTTGAGCAAATGAGTCGCCAACCTTGTAAATACCACCAGCGCCAAGTTTGCTCTCAGTACCGTCCGTTGGCACATAAGATTCATCAGAATGAGTGTGATAGATAGCCACTTTACCGCCCTGGGCTCTGGCAACACGCGGCTGCAGCAGCCCTTCAAACATAGCCATGGCGCCACCCGTCGGCGGCGCATATTGAGCAAGGTTCACCTGGCCGATCAAGCGCGCGCGGGCCGTGTCGCCTTCTATTTGATATACTTCATAACGCTTGTTGTCAGCCGTAAGACATTGGTCGCCCACCCGGACTTTCCAACCGGTATAATAGACAGGAATACCCTGCTCGTCCACAATGGTATAATATCCCCCGTCGTTCCGTTCATGGGCGAAGGCCTCTGCTGTGAAAACAACGCCAATGGCCAAAATCAGCGCGCAAACAAACAGTCTATTCACTGTCATCCCCCCTATTCTTGCAGGCTTTGTCATTGTTTAAAGAAGCGGGAGCCTTGGCCGCTGCCTTCCGACTATCTCTTTCCGTTAGTTCTTTGCTGAATTCGTAAAGTCCCTCAGGGCGGTGAGGGCCAAGCACCGGGCCACCCTGAAGCTTTTCCCGCGTTTCCCCCACAACTTCGGCCACCATGACGCCGACAAGACCGGTGATAATGATCACATCAAAAGCGCCGGCGCCGCCAATATCCGTTGTCCCTGGGATACCGGCGCTAATTAGGGTAAGCATATGGACGATATCGCTTAAAATAATGCCGAGCACGCCGCCGATAAAGGCGCTTCGCCGTGACCGACCCGCTAGATAGGCAATAAGACCGGCCGAAATGCCATAAATC from Thermosinus carboxydivorans Nor1 encodes:
- the cobO gene encoding cob(I)yrinic acid a,c-diamide adenosyltransferase, which gives rise to MKTSLGLIQVYTGNGKGKTTASLGLALRACGHGFKVCMIQFMKNNPDYGEMKAAHLLPGFKIIPVGRNEFVNLKNPESIDIQLARDGWELAKVVLRSREYNIVILDEINVAMACGLVDTREVVSFLQEIRGETEILLTGRYAPAEIIAIADLVTEMCEVRHPYSQGLESRQGIDY
- a CDS encoding DUF512 domain-containing protein, producing the protein MASKGIIARVLPNSIASELELVPGDRLLAVNGKPVQDIIDLSFALAEETVELLVEKANGEQELIEIEKDYNEDLGIEFESAVFDQVRRCANRCIFCFVDQMPPGMRGSLYVKDDDYRLSFLYGNFITLTNLGPRDLERIRRFHLSPLYVSVHATDGDVRQKMLGNKRAGQIMQQLRDLIDAGVELHTQVVLCPNINDGLILEKTIADLAELYPHVLSLAIVPVGLTRFREGCYPLKSFTADQAAAIINTVHHWQRRFQQQWGTAFVYLADEFYLAAGHPIPEYDLYGDFPQLENGVGIVRAFLAEWEKQTTDGAAYAEKHYIDVVCGVSAAKIIEPLLADLKIPNLYTRVVAVENIFFGPSVTVTGLLTGQDILTALRRLPGPRTGVIIPGVALRKGEAVFLDDLTPDKLAQELGTAVRTAYFAKDLHHLLTAWR
- a CDS encoding DUF3189 family protein encodes the protein MIIIYYCFAGAHASVVASAIHCGLLPTDRIPSHEEILALPYYDRTLPELIGQPYLMGEDARGNSVYFMGLCNQRQQIDNMIRTVLTIAGIHEGKYILQDAFPLIAFSTKFGGLLSKRYCLTNLGRSMSIWGIQRSYPQFVELVEKVKRRLE
- a CDS encoding NAD(P)H-dependent glycerol-3-phosphate dehydrogenase, which produces MAVIGAGSWGTALAGLLGENGHEVVLWARNKRLADELNQTRENTAYLPGVLLPSSVIVTNDLKQAIAGARFIFVVTPSHAVRETAVALNEMLTGEKIIVSAAKGLELGTFKRMSEVIAEELPAYAETIAVLSGPNHAEEVGRRHPTASVVAATSQEVAELVQDLLMNPFFRVYTNPDVIGVELGGALKNIIALGAGIAEGLGFGDNAKAALMTRGLAEIARLGMAMGAKPLTFAGLAGVGDLMVTCTSRHSRNRRAGIMVAQGKSVQQIQAETNMVVEGIRSTLAAYKLAQRYKIVMPITEQTYRILYEGKPPREAVLELMTRGKTHEIEEVAVSCGTLWQK
- a CDS encoding DUF1614 domain-containing protein, which produces MSLPIGMIILLVIGVLVYFGCAQRILDRMRMTDKQALLFIAGIVIGSFIDIPLMTTPVEVSVNVGGAVLPALLSIWLTAKADEPAERIRAVLAALLVAGAVWLGSRYLPYEPETMFLDPKLIYGISAGLIAYLAGRSRRSAFIGGVLGIILSDIVHMLTLISAGIPGTTDIGGAGAFDVIIITGLVGVMVAEVVGETREKLQGGPVLGPHRPEGLYEFSKELTERDSRKAAAKAPASLNNDKACKNRGDDSE
- a CDS encoding homoserine dehydrogenase, whose amino-acid sequence is MGEKVIQVGLLGMGTVGSGVVKLLAANAQDIARKVGAPVRIKKVLVRDPEKPRPGLLPDQLVFDAAAVIDDADIDIIVEVMGGEQPAKDYILQALNRGKHVVTANKDVVAKYGRELFAAAEANHVDFLFEASVGGGIPIIRPLKQCLAANKISEVMGIVNGTTNYMLTQMTQHRLDFATALRQAQAAGYAEADPTADVGGWDAARKIAILASIAFGTRVTVDDVYVEGITTIGAEDIEYARELGYVLKLLAVAKETDKGIDVRVHPAFIPHHHPLAAVQDVFNAIYVRGDAVGETMFYGRGAGQMPTASAVVADIIDVARDIRHHVSSRILCTCYEQKPLCPIEQTASPYYIRMLVEDKPGVLAAIAGAFGAQQVSLHSVIQKRKVDNWAEVVLITYRVSHASLRLAINTIEGMSIVGKVQNVIRVETGEIE
- the spoIVA gene encoding stage IV sporulation protein A; this translates as MEKFDLFRDIAERTGGDIYIGVVGPVRTGKSTFIKRFMETMVLPNIADPYDKERAKDELPQSGAGKTIMTTEPKFIPNEAVEITVKDNVTVRVRIVDCVGYTVEGALGYEEEEGPRMVLTPWFDHEIPFQEAAEVGTRKVIAEHSTIGLVVTTDGSVTDLARDKYVPAEERVIAELKELQKPFLVILNTNQPTTKETRELVAKLENKYDVPVIPIDCAQLNHDDIYAILQEVLYEFPVREVNITLPKWVEELDGDHWLRLKFDGAVKEVVGYVRRLRDIDRAIDDLSSYDFVADVILHDMDLGSGVAVIEMTTRNDLFYQVLEELTGFTIGGEHHLLRLMQDLAVAKREYDKLATALEQVRQTGYGIVPPQLEEMVLEEPEIIRTGNRFGVKLRASAPSLHIIKTDVQTEISPIIGTEKQSEELIQYLMREFEGEPEKIWRTNLFGKSINALVRESIQNKLTSMPENAQNKLRETLQKVVNEGSGGLICIIF
- the spoIIP gene encoding stage II sporulation protein P; translated protein: MNRLFVCALILAIGVVFTAEAFAHERNDGGYYTIVDEQGIPVYYTGWKVRVGDQCLTADNKRYEVYQIEGDTARARLIGQVNLAQYAPPTGGAMAMFEGLLQPRVARAQGGKVAIYHTHSDESYVPTDGTESKLGAGGIYKVGDSFAQALKTKGLDAIHSQAKHDPHDDMAYERSRRTVLDLLKQQPDAIFDIHRDAVPAEVYKANVAGQDISKVQLVVGKYGPTSKQIEDYALQIKAAADKQHPGLVKGIFFAKGGDYNQDLHPRSMLLEVGAHTNTRDSAEKGIALFADVVPTVLGKTAPGSQATNGSAGLGTAATGPSGASKSIGWILGLLVVGGAAFLFLSTGGLKEAGAKLKQFTSSEFTNFLGPRLKGKRSNNPNDRDDSDSK
- a CDS encoding ACT domain-containing protein — protein: MTMQKSAFYLVREEILPEAIKKTIKVKELLKRGEAKTINEAVEKMGLSRSAYYKYKDFVFPFYEASKEKIVTIALLLEHKPGVLSRVLNTIAGDRGSVLTINQGIPLQGVANATISIETADLAVDLEALLDKLRMVEGVKRLELLGQA
- the plsY gene encoding glycerol-3-phosphate 1-O-acyltransferase PlsY; translated protein: MQYFWIFVFSYLIGSIPNGLIIGKLMRGVDVRQFGSKNIGATNVYRVLGPWPAFWVLLTDLAKGVAGVYLGQYFAGTPLAMLVGGIAAIAGHNWSVFLKFKGGRGVATGLGVIAVIVPKITLIVFIVWALIVYFTRYVSLASIVAAALVPLLMWGFGVQKEFLYFGIVAVLFVIVRHKPNIERLLKGEELKIKAGSSKINKEK
- the der gene encoding ribosome biogenesis GTPase Der, which produces MSKPIVAIVGRPNVGKSTLFNFIAKKRVSIVEDLPGVTRDRIYMDAEWLGREFTMIDTGGIEIETTDRILAATRHQAQLAIEEADVIIFVVDGKTGITTADEEVAAMLRSTRKPVVLAVNKIDSPKDEPAVYEFYNLGLGDPIAISATNALSIGDLLDRVIELLPQTEDAEEDDDVIKVAFIGRPNVGKSSLVNALLGEERVIVSDIPGTTRDAIDTYFEKDGTKFILIDTAGMRRKARINQPVERYSVIRSLRAVERADVVLVVIDAVDGVTEQDKKIAGYAHEAGRGIIIVVNKWDLIEKDSKTALRYTENIRSEMAFIQYAPVLFTSALTKQRVQRISELVKFVAEQHAMRVQTSVLNQVIEDAIRINPPPTGRGTRLKIFYTTQAEVKPPTFIFFVNEPEIMHFSYLRYLENKLREAFGFEGTPLRLVVRGRKEEE